The Devosia sp. MC521 genome segment GATTTCAACGCGCTTGGCAGTGCCGAGCATGTCGATGGTCACGTTTTCGAGCTTGATGCCGAGGTCTTCCGAGATGACCTGACCGCCGGTCAGGATCGCGATGTCTTCGAGCATTGCCTTACGACGATCGCCGAAGCCTGGAGCCTTAACAGCTGCAACCTTGAGGCCGCCACGCAGACGATTCACAACGAGGGTCGCGAGTGCTTCGCCTTCGATGTCTTCTGCAATGATAAGCAGTGGACGCTGGGACTGAACAACGCTTTCGAGGATCGGCAGGATAGCCTGCAGGTTCGAGAGCTTCTTTTCGTGCAGGAGGATCACTGGATCTTCGAGAACCGCAGTCATCTTTTCTGCGTTGGTCACGAAGTACGGCGAGAGGTACCCACGGTCGAACTGCATGCCTTCAACGACATCAAGTTCGGTTTCAGCGGTCTTGGCTTCTTCGACGGTGATAACGCCTTCGTTACCAACCTTCTGCATCGCTTCAGCGATCATGTCGCCGATGGACGATTCACCGTTAGCCGAGATGGTGCCGACCTGAGCAACTTCCGAAGAGGAAGTGATCTTCTTGGACGATGCCTTGAGCGAAGCGACGACTTCGGCAACTGCCATGTCGATACCGCGCTTGAGATCCATTGGGTTGAAGCCAGCAGCAACAGCCTTCACGCCTTCGACAACAATTGCCTGGCCGAGAACGGTTGCAGTGGTGGTGCCGTCGCCAGCAACGTCATTGGTCTTGGAAGCGACCGAACGCAGCAGCTGTGCGCCGAGGTTTTCGAACTTGTCTTCAAGTTCGATTTCCTTAGCAACCGACACACCGTCCTTGGTGATGC includes the following:
- the groL gene encoding chaperonin GroEL (60 kDa chaperone family; promotes refolding of misfolded polypeptides especially under stressful conditions; forms two stacked rings of heptamers to form a barrel-shaped 14mer; ends can be capped by GroES; misfolded proteins enter the barrel where they are refolded when GroES binds); translation: MAAKEVKFSAEAREKMLRGVNILANAVKVTLGPKGRNVVIEKSFGAPRITKDGVSVAKEIELEDKFENLGAQLLRSVASKTNDVAGDGTTTATVLGQAIVVEGVKAVAAGFNPMDLKRGIDMAVAEVVASLKASSKKITSSSEVAQVGTISANGESSIGDMIAEAMQKVGNEGVITVEEAKTAETELDVVEGMQFDRGYLSPYFVTNAEKMTAVLEDPVILLHEKKLSNLQAILPILESVVQSQRPLLIIAEDIEGEALATLVVNRLRGGLKVAAVKAPGFGDRRKAMLEDIAILTGGQVISEDLGIKLENVTIDMLGTAKRVEITKENTTIVDGAGTQEDIQGRVGQIKAQIEETTSDYDREKLQERLAKLAGGVAVIRVGGSTEVEVKERKDRVDDALNATRAAVEEGIVPGGGVALLRASNSITVKGANADQEAGIAIVRRALQAPVRTIANNAGAEGSVVVARILENNAVSFGYNAATDEYGDLVALGVIDPVKVVRTALQDAASVASLLITTEAIIVEAPKADAPAMPGGGGMGGMGGMDF